A genomic segment from Myxosarcina sp. GI1 encodes:
- a CDS encoding DUF1772 domain-containing protein, with amino-acid sequence MTIVENLRLPLILLATVGSAVSGGIFFAFSTFVMQALAKQPASQGIATMQSINITVINPWFMTAFFAPAVAGILLSVSLLFQWQPSIAAYLLTANILYLIGTIGVTIVGNIPLNDALAVVTPNSIKGSTLWSKYLTNWTFWNHVRSAAALLAAILFAMAIIRSGLTT; translated from the coding sequence ATGACTATTGTAGAAAATTTGCGTCTACCGTTAATTTTGTTAGCAACTGTTGGCAGTGCTGTGAGTGGAGGAATCTTCTTTGCTTTTTCAACTTTTGTCATGCAAGCTTTAGCCAAGCAACCAGCATCTCAGGGCATCGCTACCATGCAATCGATTAATATTACTGTTATCAATCCCTGGTTCATGACAGCATTTTTCGCCCCTGCTGTAGCTGGAATTTTGTTATCTGTTTCTCTGCTATTCCAGTGGCAGCCTTCCATTGCTGCATATTTACTTACTGCTAACATACTCTATCTAATTGGCACAATTGGCGTAACTATTGTGGGAAATATACCTCTGAATGATGCTTTGGCAGTAGTTACTCCGAATAGTATCAAGGGTTCTACTCTCTGGTCGAAATATCTCACCAATTGGACATTTTGGAATCATGTTAGGTCAGCAGCAGCGTTATTGGCAGCAATTTTATTTGCTATGGCTATAATTCGTTCGGGATTAACAACTTGA
- a CDS encoding NAD(P)-dependent oxidoreductase has translation MKLVIFGSTGSIGSHVVEQALEQGHTVTAFVRNPDKLNVQHPNLSIFTGDVMNPDLVEEAVVGHEAAICILGSGKKLSGNVRSQGTKNIIQALEKAGIKRFICQSTLGAGDSWSNLNFYWKYIMFGFILRKVFADHQIQEEYVRHSNLDWTIIRPGAFIEGTRTGKYRHGFPGSDRTSNLTISRPDVADFILKQLGDNTYLGKAASLSY, from the coding sequence GTGAAATTAGTAATTTTTGGTTCGACAGGAAGTATTGGCTCTCACGTTGTAGAACAAGCATTAGAACAAGGACATACCGTTACAGCATTTGTCCGTAACCCCGATAAGTTAAACGTGCAGCATCCGAATCTCAGTATTTTTACAGGGGATGTAATGAATCCTGATTTGGTAGAAGAAGCAGTAGTCGGTCATGAAGCTGCCATTTGTATTCTAGGATCGGGTAAAAAGCTCTCTGGAAACGTGCGATCGCAGGGTACAAAAAACATTATTCAAGCATTAGAAAAAGCAGGAATCAAAAGATTTATTTGTCAGTCAACTCTGGGTGCGGGGGATAGCTGGAGCAATCTCAATTTCTACTGGAAATATATTATGTTCGGCTTTATCTTACGCAAAGTATTTGCCGACCATCAAATACAGGAGGAATACGTCCGCCATAGTAATCTTGACTGGACTATTATTCGCCCAGGAGCGTTTATCGAAGGGACTCGCACGGGTAAATATCGTCATGGTTTTCCAGGGAGCGATCGCACCTCCAACTTAACTATCTCTCGTCCAGATGTAGCTGATTTTATTCTCAAACAGCTTGGCGACAATACCTATTTGGGTAAAGCTGCTAGCTTATCTTACTAG
- a CDS encoding AraC family transcriptional regulator encodes MVNSANQWSETSSSQFSELTTPRQKNIILQHLQNPAGEGSCCFEGEHTVFISLAPRPIEYVQVQDGKTHTGLYQRGEILITPANTPLFVRWSGNEDCLQIQLTTKFLQSIAQETLDRDSDRLELIPGFQIRDARLEAIAMMLFTEHQQDHFDNGLYLDSLTNVLAVNLLRNHTASKPQFPIYKGGFSPRQLGQVLDYIDAYLDRNIKLADLAQLLGMSPFHFSRLFKQSIGMTPHQYLSQQRVERAKELLKKTDRLIIDIALECGFSSHSHLSKQFRQITGITPKAYRLG; translated from the coding sequence ATGGTAAATTCAGCTAACCAATGGTCGGAAACTAGCTCGTCCCAGTTTTCTGAATTAACTACTCCCCGTCAAAAAAATATAATACTCCAACACTTACAAAATCCTGCTGGGGAAGGTAGTTGCTGTTTTGAAGGGGAACATACAGTTTTTATATCTCTTGCTCCCCGTCCGATTGAATACGTGCAGGTTCAAGATGGCAAAACTCATACGGGTTTGTATCAAAGAGGAGAGATTTTAATTACTCCTGCCAATACTCCTTTATTTGTTCGCTGGTCGGGTAACGAAGATTGTTTGCAGATTCAACTTACCACCAAGTTTCTTCAAAGTATTGCACAAGAAACCTTAGACCGAGATTCAGACCGTTTGGAATTAATACCAGGGTTTCAGATTCGCGATGCTCGACTCGAAGCGATCGCCATGATGTTGTTTACCGAACATCAACAAGACCATTTTGATAATGGACTTTATCTCGATTCTCTAACGAATGTTTTGGCAGTAAACTTACTTCGTAACCACACTGCTAGTAAACCTCAATTTCCTATCTACAAAGGCGGTTTCTCTCCGCGCCAATTAGGTCAGGTGCTAGATTACATCGATGCTTACTTAGATCGAAATATTAAACTGGCAGATTTGGCTCAACTACTAGGCATGAGTCCATTTCACTTTAGCCGTCTTTTTAAACAATCAATCGGGATGACACCCCATCAATATTTAAGCCAGCAACGAGTAGAACGAGCAAAAGAATTATTGAAAAAAACAGATCGCTTGATTATCGATATTGCTTTGGAGTGCGGTTTTAGCAGTCATAGCCATTTGAGCAAACAGTTTCGACAAATTACTGGTATTACACCGAAAGCTTATAGATTGGGCTAA
- a CDS encoding helix-turn-helix domain-containing protein codes for MAYTIPNTCVHCGICLPECPTGAIQVDKNNEHWVEPGLCNHCEDNDFKPLCVKSCPVSLPVPLPAKKGRYKAEPRVLTTHHLFANGHNNPIASSMVIWEACNILAKGSVVPWQTNSQGKVCFERQVKQGRGKIEFCLADNINSDPNYALSSKEAVETIEDMDIRAACMHLIFAAYSTFSERPWEEEFAIDNKQLETYLGLDKRKDLSKAAKLTLIKTLVQQPCKLLATINWPRQGKIAAFSVPEDRIWHLVSIDNHFQEDDQGYKHLVGMTFRIRAGKWAQYFLNKHGYKNYAAYYQYGTLPRFLLTTVMTIWHQHEGTVRMMLWLLFKTKMGREQRVTVPRLMYVAYGEEQVRHASYNREKRKRLLRRFESDLEVLNHYQIKPVFDPVTYPTQIQPLWAKLAAIPDDAEEAMDFWINDGCNETSITDSAPAGKWNLLMKARILKFELPSEWDKQLSRWENKKQRKTKSRSKNSTKTLAHLSGKQISIARKNLGISQRKLAQQLGKSQSWIRDIENSRFAAKPGDRLKLQKILELELE; via the coding sequence ATGGCTTACACGATTCCTAACACTTGTGTCCATTGTGGTATTTGCTTACCTGAATGTCCAACGGGTGCAATTCAAGTAGATAAAAATAACGAGCATTGGGTAGAACCTGGTCTCTGTAATCATTGTGAAGACAACGATTTTAAACCTTTATGTGTTAAAAGTTGCCCAGTTAGCTTACCCGTTCCCTTACCTGCAAAAAAAGGAAGATATAAAGCCGAACCGCGAGTTTTAACTACCCATCACCTTTTTGCTAACGGTCACAATAATCCCATCGCCTCATCGATGGTAATTTGGGAAGCTTGTAATATTTTGGCAAAAGGCTCTGTCGTTCCCTGGCAAACTAATAGTCAGGGCAAGGTTTGTTTTGAGCGTCAGGTGAAGCAGGGTAGAGGTAAGATAGAGTTCTGTCTGGCTGATAATATTAACAGCGATCCCAACTATGCTTTGAGCAGCAAAGAAGCTGTTGAGACTATAGAAGATATGGATATCCGCGCTGCATGTATGCATCTTATTTTCGCTGCTTATTCTACTTTCTCAGAACGACCGTGGGAAGAAGAGTTCGCCATTGATAATAAGCAACTAGAAACATATTTGGGCTTAGACAAACGCAAAGATTTAAGTAAAGCCGCAAAACTGACTCTAATCAAAACCTTAGTCCAGCAACCCTGTAAACTTTTAGCTACCATAAATTGGCCCCGTCAAGGTAAGATTGCCGCTTTTTCCGTACCAGAAGACCGTATTTGGCACCTAGTATCGATTGACAACCACTTTCAAGAAGACGACCAAGGCTACAAACATCTTGTCGGCATGACTTTTAGAATTAGAGCAGGGAAGTGGGCACAGTATTTTCTTAACAAACATGGCTATAAAAACTATGCTGCTTATTATCAATACGGTACTTTGCCCAGGTTTTTGTTGACTACGGTAATGACTATTTGGCATCAACACGAAGGAACGGTAAGAATGATGCTGTGGTTGCTGTTTAAAACTAAAATGGGGAGAGAACAGCGGGTAACGGTTCCAAGGTTGATGTATGTAGCATATGGAGAAGAACAAGTCAGACATGCTTCTTATAATCGGGAAAAACGCAAGCGACTGTTACGCAGGTTTGAAAGCGATTTAGAAGTTCTCAATCACTATCAAATTAAACCAGTATTCGACCCAGTAACCTACCCAACTCAAATTCAGCCTTTATGGGCGAAACTAGCCGCTATTCCAGATGATGCTGAAGAAGCAATGGATTTTTGGATTAACGATGGCTGCAATGAAACTAGCATAACCGATTCGGCTCCTGCTGGAAAATGGAATTTATTGATGAAAGCCCGTATTCTTAAGTTTGAATTACCTTCAGAATGGGACAAGCAGTTATCCCGATGGGAGAACAAAAAACAACGAAAAACCAAATCCCGCAGCAAAAATTCTACTAAAACTTTAGCTCATCTAAGTGGCAAACAGATTTCGATCGCCCGAAAAAATCTGGGTATCAGCCAGAGAAAACTGGCACAGCAGCTTGGAAAAAGTCAAAGCTGGATTCGAGATATAGAAAATAGTCGTTTTGCCGCCAAACCAGGCGATCGCCTGAAGTTGCAGAAAATATTGGAATTAGAATTAGAGTGA
- a CDS encoding ArsC/Spx/MgsR family protein: protein MTRINFYEKPSCINNTKQKALLQSVGHEVIAYNLLTTPWTAVTLRPFFSDRPTAEWFKKTAPQIKSGEVVPENLDEETALELMIQYPLLIRRPLIQVGNVCQTGFDLDRIDAWIGLATQKSVENLETCPRTH from the coding sequence ATGACACGAATCAATTTTTACGAAAAACCAAGCTGCATTAACAATACCAAGCAGAAAGCACTACTACAGTCTGTGGGACATGAAGTAATCGCTTACAATTTATTGACCACGCCTTGGACGGCTGTTACTCTGCGTCCTTTTTTTAGCGATCGCCCGACAGCAGAATGGTTTAAGAAGACGGCACCTCAAATTAAATCGGGTGAAGTAGTTCCCGAAAATTTAGACGAAGAAACAGCACTAGAGTTGATGATTCAATATCCCCTACTGATTCGCCGTCCTCTCATTCAGGTAGGAAATGTCTGCCAAACAGGGTTCGATCTCGATCGAATTGATGCCTGGATTGGTTTGGCAACTCAGAAGTCCGTCGAGAATTTAGAAACCTGTCCTAGAACACATTGA
- a CDS encoding (2Fe-2S) ferredoxin domain-containing protein, giving the protein MNTTTAQQAAYRIEGEFLGFLAYKYIQLKVEERIIPIKLAKELREPLGRELKEGDRLSVYLEPSGSGLKSFKLRSDRVEKLDGKPLSSVTESPTAQQIQTGKVLVCRKSSCAKRGGKQLYHALVETLEQLGLQERVTIQLTDCQKQCKQAPSMILMPGRVKHAYVNPNNLASLLKAHYG; this is encoded by the coding sequence ATGAACACGACAACAGCACAACAAGCGGCGTATCGAATAGAAGGAGAATTTTTGGGTTTTCTGGCATACAAATACATTCAACTAAAGGTAGAGGAGCGAATTATTCCCATAAAATTAGCCAAAGAATTGAGGGAACCTTTGGGTAGAGAATTAAAAGAGGGAGATCGCTTGTCGGTATACTTAGAGCCATCTGGTTCGGGACTGAAAAGTTTTAAGTTAAGAAGCGATCGCGTAGAAAAACTCGATGGTAAGCCTCTATCTTCAGTCACTGAATCTCCTACCGCCCAACAAATTCAAACGGGAAAAGTTCTGGTATGTCGTAAGTCCAGTTGTGCCAAACGTGGTGGCAAGCAACTCTATCACGCTTTGGTAGAAACCCTCGAACAGCTAGGCTTACAAGAGCGAGTAACTATCCAACTTACAGACTGTCAGAAGCAGTGCAAACAAGCCCCTAGCATGATTTTGATGCCTGGTAGAGTCAAACACGCTTATGTCAATCCCAATAACCTTGCTTCCCTGCTAAAAGCTCATTATGGTTAA